The sequence AAGGAGAACATCATCGTGCCCGGCAGTGGCCATTGGCTGCCGCAGGAACGCGCCGATATCGTGAGCGAGGCCCTCATCCGGTTTGCCAGACAGATTTGAAAGGTAGGCGGCAAGACAATACCACGACGGCGTTTATCGCCGTCGTGGCGCGCTATCAGGCAAGAGCGGGTGAAATGACCTCGGCCCCCAACTGATCCGGCACGGTGCAGCGTCGCGAAGCCTCGTCCAGCATCGCGCCAACCGTCTCGAAACCAAAGGCACGCGCCATCTCGGCCGCGGTCTGGCCGTCATGGCCGCGTGGCGCGAGAGACACGCCGGCGTCGATCAGGATGGCAACGGTGTCGGCATGCCCCATCCACACCGCATCGTGCAGCGCCGTATAACCGTTGAACGGCCCATGGATATCCGCGATCTCGGCGAAGCGCGGATGCGCCACTAGCGCCGTTATGACATCGGACCTGCCCATATAGGCCGCTTTGTGCGCCGGGTGGGCGTGCAAGAAGTGGTCGACGAGCGTCATGTCGGCACCCGCTTCCAGAAGCGCACGAGCCGCCTCCGCCAGCCCGTCGCAATGACCGACGCCGCTTAGATTCTCACGAAAAGTCTGGCGGTATCTTTTAAAGGCTTAGGCGCGCCTCTATGTGGCAGCACGAAGATATGCATGATCGCACACGTAAAACGCGTGGGGCCGACGGGCACATCTCGATGAGAAAAGACCGCTCTCGCCTCACGAAACTTAAAGCCGGCCTCAAAGAAACCTCAGGATCCCAGTGAAAACCGTAAGATATCTTATATTGACTGCGGCCGCGATCACGTTATCGGCCTGCACGACGGCCTCCGAGCGTTCCCGGCAGCAGACACTGTCGATCACCGTGCGCAGCGGGGTGAAGACGCTTGTGGCCAAGAACTGGCACATCAACGACGATTGCAGCCAGATCGACTATCCTGCGATGACGATTGCCGAAAAGCCCAAGCATGGCCGCCTCGAAATCGTCCACGAACCGGTCTATCCAAAACTGGACGGCAAGCAGTCGAAATGCGCGACGACCAAGGTGAACGGCGTCGTCGCCTACTATACGCCGAACGCCGGCTATACCGGCCGCGACCGGCTCGTCATTCGCTCTCCTTATGAGGACGGAAAGATCGAAGAGGGCATGTTGAGCGTGACCGTCGTCAAGTAGACGCCAGCCCGAGGCGGGCAACGGAAGCACCTTCCAAAACGAAGTGCCATCGGGCCGGTTCCGCGCTATAATCAGGCGCGGGGTGGAAAGAAGGTGAAGCCAATGAAGAGGCTAGCAATCTTTGCCTTGTCGCTGGCGGCGGTAGCCACGAGTATTCCGCCAGCCATGGCATTTCCCCCAGCCGTTGCGGCGGGGGTACAGGCATCTCAAGTCCAACCGGTTCAATACAGGCACTACGGCGGCGGTTATCACGGCGGCCGCTATTATCACGGGCATCACCACGACGGTGGCGATGACTGGGCGTGGGCGCTCGGCGGACTGGCGACCGGCGCGATTATCGGCGGGCTGCTGGCGCAGCCACGCTACTATGGCCCGGGCTATTATGACGACGGCTATTACGGCCCGACTTACGATACCCCGCGTTACTATGCGCCGCGCTACTACCGCCAAACCTATTATGGAGGCAGCGCGCACACGCGCTGGTGTTATGCCCGCTACCGGTCCTACAGGGCCTATGACGACACTTTCCAGCCCTATTACGGTCCGCGGCAGGTATGCGTCTCCCCATATTATTGAGGTTGTGAAGCCCGGTTGAAACGGGCTTCATGATCGCGTGCAGGGCCAGAGGGGTTGCGCCGAAGGCAGGCCGGCGGCGCCCGCTCTTGCCCGCAGAAGTATCGATCGACCGAAAGCCGGAGGCGGAGCCCTCACTGGACGCAGCCGGTGATCCGAGGGCGGAAATCCCGCCGCGGCAGTCGCCGGGTCGATCCGGCAGGCGGCCTCTCTAATTGTATGAAAGTTTTACTCTTTTGTCGAAGCTGATGAAAGGAAAGTTTTGCATCCCTAATGTACGCAATGGTAGAGTGCATTGTTTGCCCTTCTCGCGTGGACAGAATTATAGCGTTTAGAGCACTTTGAGAGGGCAATACCCCCGGGGACCGTCAGCATGCTGAACCTGCCTCGCTTGCCGCTTCTGGACAACCTTAAGGGGTATCAGGGAAGCTGGCTACGCAACGACATCTCCGCCGGCGTCGCCATTGCCGCGGTCGGACTGCCGAGTGCGATCGCCTATCCGGCCATCGCCGGACTGCCACCCGAGACGGGCCTTTACGCGAGCATCACGCCGCTCGTCGCCTACGCCCTCTTCGGTCCGTCGCGCCAACTGATCGTCGGACCGGACGCGGCGACGATGACGGTGCTGGCGGCGGTGCTGACCACGGTCTTCGCCTCATCCTCCGGCGACGGCGACCGCGTGACTGCCGCCGCCCTGCTTGCGCTCATCGTCGGCATCCTCTGTCTCATTGCCCGCCTCGTTCGTCTCGGCGTGCTCGCGACCTTTCTGTCGCGCCCGATCCTGACGGGCTTTTTTGCCGGCATTTCGCTCTCGATCCTGGTCGGGCAGATCAAGCGCGTCACCGGAGTGCAGATCGAATCCGAGGGGTTGATCAGCCCCATTCTCGAACTTCTGAGGCAAGCCGGCTCCATCCATTGGCCCACCCTGGTGTTTGCCTTGGCGTGTTTTGCGCTCCTTCAGGTCGCCCGGATCTATCGCTCGCCCGTTCCAGGTCCCGTCATCGTCGTCTTCGTTGCCGTGTTGTTATCCTATCTCTTCGATTTCGAAGGGCGCGGCATGACGGTCGTCGGCAACATTCCCGACGGCTTGCCGTCCTTCCTCCTACCCCGTCTCGAGGGTCTGCCGATCGACGCCCTCCTGACAGGGGGTGCCGCGATCTTCCTGGTCAGTTTCGGCTCTGGCGTCATCGCAGCGCGCAGCTTCGCCGCACTCGGCGGCTACCGCGTCGATCCGAACCGCGAACTGAGCGGCTTTGGCGCCGCCAATATCGCGGCGGGCCTGTTCGGGACGTTTCCGGTGACCGCTTCAGATTCACGCACGGCCGTGAACTTCGCCGTTGGCGGACGGTCGCAGATCGCTAGCCTCGTCGCCGCGGCAACCCTGATGGCGGTGCTGCTCTTTCTCGGCAACGTCCTGCGCATCCTGCCGGTCGCGGCACTCGGCGCAATTCTGGCGGCGACCGCGCTCAGCCTGATCGACATCGACGGTCTCCGACGGATCTGGAGCGTCAACCGCATCGAGTTCATCTTCGCACTGATTGCCCTTTGGGGACCGATCGGCCTCGGCGTGCTCAACGGCGTGGTCATCGCCATTGCCGCGACGCTGGTCTACCTCATCCTGCAGACCATGTATCCGCACGACGCCATGCTGGGCCGCATCCCGGGGCGCGACGGTTTCTACAAGCTGCATCGCATGACCGACGCGCGCCCGGTCCCAGGTTTCGGCGCCTGCATGGTGCAGGACAGCCTGCTTTTCTACAACGCCGACTACGTTCGCGAGCGGCTGGAAGCGATCGCCGAGAGCCTGCCCCAGCCTGCCCGCTGGCTGGTGATCGACGCGAGCGCCATCCCGCAAATCGACAGCACCGCCGCGGACATGCTTGGCGAGTTGCAAGACGACCTGACGAGCCGCGGTATCGCGCTTGGCCTTGCCGAGTTGCACACCGATGCGCGCGCCCTGCTCGAGCGGTCCGGAGTCGTCGAGAAGATCGGCCCGGGCATGATCTTCGAGGGGATGGAAGATGCGCTCGACGCCTACGAGGCCAAATACGGGCGGAACGCCGACCAGCCGGCCGCTTCCGTTGAAATCAAGCCAGATGACCATGTCCAAACGGGAGGGAAGAATGGGCAAGCATGACGGCAAGAAGAAGAAGGGCAAAGACAAGAGCGAAGGCGAAATAGCCGCGGACGCAACGTCCTCGGAAGAATCGTCGTCCGAGGCATATGCCAAGGAGCTCGCCCGGCTGCAGCAGGAAACCGCCCATCTGCAGGCCTGGGTGAAGAAAACCGGCGCGCGCATCGTGATCGTCTTCGAGGGCCGCGATGCGGCCGGCAAGGGCGGCGTGATCAAGCGGCTGACCGAGCGTGTCAGCCCCCGCGTCTTCCGCGTTACCGCGCTGCCTGCGCCGACCGACCGCGAGAAGTCGCAGATCTACATGCAGCGCTATATCCAGCACCTGCCGGCCGCCGGCGAAATCGTGATCTTCGACCGCTCCTGGTACAACCGTCCCGGCGTCGAACGCGTCATGGGCTTCTGCTCGGACGACAGCGCCCGGCGCTTCCTCGAGCTCGCGCCACGTTTCGAAGCGGCCATGGTCGAAAGCGGCATCATCCTGCTCAAATACTTCCTCGACGTTAGCGAGAAGGAACAGGAAAAGCGCTTCCGGCAGCGCATTGCCGATCCGCTGCGCCAATGGAAACTCAGCCCGATGGACGTTGAATCCTATCGCCGCTGGTGGGACTATACTCGTGCCTACAACGAGATGATCCGCATGACGGACACCGAATTTGCGCCCTGGTGGATCGTGCCGTCGGATGACAAGAAGCGAGCCCGCATCAATTGCATCTCGCACATTCTCTCGTCCATTCCATATGAGCGCGTCAAATTCACCGAGCCCGACCTCGGCAAGCGCCAGAAGCGGCCGGATGTTTTTGCGGAGGACGATCATGTGCGCAGGAATGTGCCAGACGTTTTCTAGCTCGGCAAAGCCCGCAACTGGAAGTGCGGGCGCTCAGCTGTCGATCGGCCGCCCGGGGCGGGGAGCGCGCTGTTGCTCGATCCGCGTCCCGGTTGGCTGGCCTCAGGCTTTATCGGGAGCCCAGTTCAGAAAGAACCCGACGTCACCGGGTACCCCGCCCGGGAAGTTGATGATCATCGCCTTCAACTTATAGCCACTTGGCTTGCCGAAGCTCTGGTAGCGGTCAAAGAACTCCTTTGCTTTTCCCTGCAGTGTGTTCGGCCAATCTCGGTCGCCACTGTTGATCGCGCGGCCGCTGTCGGTGCAAAGCTCGGACGGGAAGCTGTAGACCATCGCTTCGAACTTGCCGGCCTTCACGGCGTTCGCGACCAGCCGGCGGACGATGGCGATTTCCTCTTCCGTTACCTGTTTCTTGAGAAAATCCGCTGCAAAGTCAGCGTGCTTTTGCTCTTCGATGGCCTTCAGCCGCCGCTCCTTGTCCATCTCGTCCATTTCACGCTGGAGCATCTGCATTCTAAGGTCCTGTGCACTCGGAGGTGCGCCTGCATTCTTGTTGTCAGACATCACATCGATCCACTTCAAGCTATTGGGCGCTCTGTGACCAGGCGGTACACGCTTTCCGCACATCGCATGACCAGGAACGTCCCGCAGTTACACCTAAGGGAACCCGAACGGAGTGCAGTTCGGGGACGAAACATTTTTGAATGCGAGCCGCTGTTTCTCCGATGACCCTCTATTTATTGGTCTTTTCACAGCAAACCGAGGGAGCCCCGCTGGCTCTCCCGACACAAGGCTATCCTAAAATACTACGACCGCAAGAGGACAGTGACAACTCAACAGGGGCGACAATATCAGTCGAAAATCCGCGCGCGTCCAAGCCGACTGAAAAGTTCGCGCCGCAGATATGTGGCGCATCCTAGAGTGCGGAACGCCCCGTTGCCCCGCCATATGTTTCCAGCGAGCCGGAGTGGGCCGACAGGCCAAAGATGGCCTCCATTCGCGGGTCGTTCTCGCCGATACGCTCATCGATCCATGACCTTGCCCATTGATAGGCTTCGGCGAACAGTTCGGAGTGCCGGCTCCAATCCATAAAGCTGATCGCGGCCGAAACCCGTGGGGAAATCAGGATGTCCCTTTCGCCAAGCGCAATCTCCTGCGGCCGGTGCGCCAGCATGCTTGCGGCAATGACCTGGATCAGGTTGGGGATCTTCGGCAAGCCCGAGCGGCCGAAGGGGTTCAGCAGCCGGACGGTCAGTTCGGATGCGCCGGGTATGCTGTCATAGTCGATGTGCTGTTTTCCAGGACCGCCCCCGCCCAGGCTTACGACGACGTTGGGGCCCGTCTTCAATTCCTTCATCTGCTCCAGCGGCAGATTGTTCATGATCGCCCCGTCGACGAGCATGTCTCCGTCGGCCGTGAAGAAGGGCGGCAGGATGCCTGGGATCGAGCCCGACGCTCTGACGGCCTGCCACAGCTTTCCGCGCCGATGGACATGCGCTTGCCCGGTACTGAGATTGGTCGACAGCGCGAAAAAGGGCAGCCAGAGATCCTCGATGAGTACGTCGCCATATTCCGCCTGCAGCGTGCGGTCGAGCATCTTGTGATCCAGCAGCGCATATTGCGGCACGGTCAGTCGACGAAACGCGCGACTGCGGACAAAGATCTCGTGCGTCCCACGATTGATCTCGTCGGCGTTCATGCCGCGAGCAAAGCCCGCCATCATCGCCGCTCCCGAACTGGTGCCTCCCAGATAATCGAAGGACGCGCCGGCCTCGACGAAAGCCTTGTGAACGCCAAGATGCGCGCATCCGAGCGAGCCTCCGCCGGCGGCGACAAAGCCCCTGGCCTCCCCGGAAATGAAGCGGACCAGGCGCTGAACATCCTCTCCGTCTTCCAGCGCCACATGGTGATGCTGCCGGATGCCGGGGCGCTCGTTCAGCCAGGCGCTGGTGCCGGTGACCGTTGCGGCGCGCTTGTCGTGAACCAGAACCAGCCGCACGCTCGATGGCGAATGCACCGACAGTACGAGTTGCTCCGACGGGTTGCGTTTTTCAGAGCCGGACGCCTCACCGACCAACAGGACGCCATCGGCTTGGCGGATGCAGACCCGTGTCCAGTCGCTCGGCTCTTCGTCGGCGATGTAGACGATGCCTCCGACCTTGGCCTCCAATTGGTTGAGCCAGTCCAGCACCGGCTGATCATCGACCGGAATGCCGGGAAAGCGATCCTCGATGTCGGCCCTCGCCAGGAAGGCGGTGCGCGTGGACCCGGCGAAAGCATTGCGCAACAGGTCGATAAAGCGAGGAGAAACCCGGCTGCTTCCGGCCGCAACAATTGCGAGCGTCCTTATCCGGCAGGCACCCTTGGCATGCGGCGAAACCGGCGCTTGCTTGGCGAACCGTCGCGCCAGAAACGTGGTGACCGACTGGCGCAAGCTCGGCAGGGCGCGCGCCGCTTTTTCGAACTGGTGGTCGCAGATCGAAAGGACAATGGAATCGCGCGCCGCAACGACCGTGGCCATGCGCGGCAGGCCGGCGAAGAAGCCGACCTCGCCAACGAGTTCGCCCTGCCCTATTTCGGCAACAGGTTCGGAGACGTCATCCCGGTGCACGGTGAAGCGGCCGGAGAGGACCACGAAAAACCGGTCCGACGGCTCGCCCTGGCGGACCAGAACCTCACCGCGTCGCACGATGCCGCGATCGGAATTGGCTGCCAAGGCTTCCAGTGCGGCCAGCGACGTCTGGTCGAACATCAGGGTCTCCGACAACAACTTGGCAGCAAGGGAACCGGTGGCGTCCATCGAACCTTCCTTGGAAACAGGCCGCTTCCGAGCTTAGCCGTTTCGATCGGGATTCCCGAACAGATTTCCTCCCCACGCGAGATTGCGCGCCCGGCGTTCACCGGACCAGGAATGGACGGCATCGCTCCTCAAGACACGATAGCGACGCGAGGCCGCGGACGCCAGCCGGATGCAACCTTTCTGTGCGGAACGGCGTTGCGTCACCGTTTTGGACGTGTCCATATCGAACCTTCATTTCAGCGCCCAACATGAATGCGACGACTACATGATACCTTCGATCCCGCTGCCGTTTGTCGTCGCGCTTCTGCTGACCATTCTGCTCATGCGTGCGCTCTTCCAACGTGGCCGAATTCTTCGGCCAGCCACGGTGTTCATCGCCGCATGCATCTTTCTGGTCGTAACGGTCGGCTTGCGCTGGACTGCGGATCTGCAATGGGTGCGGTTCCTTCAGCCCGTGGTCGCGGCTCTGCTTCCACCCATTGCATGGTTCTGTTTTTCAGAACTCAGAGGCTCCCATCGACAACGATACTGGCCCCACCTTCTCGCCCCCGCTGCGATATTGATCCTTTCGGCACTGTGGCAGTATTGGCAGTCTCCGATCGACCTGATCCTTGCCCTCCTCTACTTCACCTAGGCGGCGTTGCTTGCTCACCAGTCGTATGCGTCCGAAGGCAACTTCGAAAACGCCCGGCTGGCGGAGGCCCGCGGTGCTCGCAGCGCCGCGTTTGCCGTTGCCGGTCTGTTGCTGACATCAGGGATAATCGATCTGGTGATAGCTGCAGACTTCGAGTTCTATCGCGGAAGCCACGCCGCCCCGATCGTTAGTGCGGCTCACATGTTGACGCTCCCGCTTGTCGCCTTCGCGATCGCCGTCATGGGCCGGAGCGTGCCTGACAACGACGTCTGCCTTCCGTATGAAGCAAGCAAGATGCCAGCTCTCGCAATCGAAGCCGTACCGACAGACGACCACCGCCGCATCCTCGAAGCACTCGACACGGCAATGAGTGAAAGAAGGCTGTTTCGTGACCCGGATCTGACCCTGCGACGGTTGTCACGCAAATTGGCGATACCCGCCCGGCAAATCTCCGTTGCCATTAACCGGACCTCGTCGCGAAACGTGTCGCAGGTCGTCAACGAGTACCGTGTTCGAGAAGCCATGCGTCTGTTGAACGAAACCGACCTGTCGATCACGGCAGCGATGATGGAGTCGGGCTTCCAGACGAAGTCCAACTTCAACCGCGAGTTCCTGCGCGTGGCCGGCATGACGCCGCGTGAATACCGCCAGGAGAATTCCGCTTTAGGGTCAGTCGGAGGCCTCACGGGCCGGCCGGAAGGGCCTCGGCCAGAAAACCGATGACGAGAAAAGCGAGTTCCCGATGGATCTCGTCGCGTCCACGAACCCCGCCATCCTTGCAGACGATGCCGTCCCCCGGCGTCTGCGCCTCGATCAACGCCGCAGCGCCCGGTTTGCAAGGCTGCATGAAGCTGAAATGCATCGCATCGGGAATTTCGACATAGGTGGACGCATTTTTCGGCAAGCGCTCGGCGAGATAACCGGATTCGAGCCTGGCCGGCATGTCACCGATATCGGTGCCGGCGGCAATGACCAGTGATGGAAGACGAACCCGCACCAGGCTGTCGGGATCAAAACCCCGCGCCAGCCCCAGATCGAGCGACACGAAGGCATCGAGCCGAGGGTCCCTCAGGTCTTTTTCGAGTTCGGGCTGATCGAGGCCAAGCTCTGCGCTGAGGCCGCAGGCGCGCGGACTGGCATTTGTCTCACAGTCACGCCTGAAGCGGTCCCCGTCGAATGCCGCCCCGGCCAGTGCACTCACGGTCCATCCCCCGAGCGAATGGCCAATGGCTGCAATCCGGCTTTCATCGATGTCCCCGGCAAGCGCCGGATCGGCAATCAGGGCATCGATGACCCGGCTGAGGTCGCGTGGGCGCTCCCACAACTCCGCCGCCTGCTTCGCGGTCCTGTCGAACGTGGTCGTGCCCGGGTGATCCGGGGCAGCGACGACATAGCCTTGCTCGACCAGCCTGCCCGCCAGCCAATTCAGATTGCGCCAGCTGCCGCCGTAACCGTGGGAGAGCACGACCAACGGGCGCGCTCCCTTGGTGGTCGCCGCATTTCTGATAGCCTGGATACCCTCGAGGGCCCGGTTGTCGCCAACGGTAGAGGCCGCCGCGCGGTCTTGAGTGGAATACCAGAGCGCGACGTGGAGTGGTCGAGCGCTGTCCTTGAAAATGTCGGCCTCCCGAAAGCCGACCGCGTCTTTGGCGTGACCGAGCACTGCGGAACCAAGCCACAGGATGCCAACGAAAACGAATGGTTTGAACATGAGAAGCCCTTCGGTTGAAAACCTGGCCTCCATCCCGCGAAAACGGCCAACCGGCGACCTCGAACGCGATCGAGGACGAAAGCGGCTGGCGGCAGCATCGAAAATTGTGCGAAAGCACGCGTGTGGTGGGTCAGCGGACCTATCGCTTCGGACGTCTCTTGTCGGACGCAGCAGTTCCTTCGCCCTCCGGTTCCACGTCGGGCATTTCGTGCCGCATGGCCTTGCCCTCGAAATGGCCGATGATGGTAAGAACGGCGAAGGCGGAGCCGACCGCAAGGCCGGCGACGATCCAATGGCCGAAGCCGACGGAGATGCCGATCGCGCCTGCGAGCCAGAGGCTCGCGCCGGTCGTCAGGCCTTGGACCTCGCCGCGAGACAGGACGATGGTTCCGGCTGCAAGGAAGGCGACGCCTGCGGTTACCGCCTCCACCACGCGCAGCGGGTCGATGCGGACGCGTTCGTCGAAGAAGCCGCCAAGGCGGACGCTTTCGATCGAGATGATGCCAAAGGTGCAGGCTGCGAGGCAGACGAGCATATGGGTCTTCAGGCCGGCCGGCCGTGCCTTGACCTCGCGCTCGAAGCCAATGACCGCGCCCATCAGCAGCGCTCCGAGGATGCGCGCAAAAATGACCGTATAGGGGATCTGCGACGGTGGGAACAATTCGGCGGTGATCTGATCCATGCGGAACCAACGCGAATGCTTCGCATTGGTTCCGCATGATGGCGCCCGCGCCTCACCCAGTGCGCAGACGCGAGGAGCGGCCTGTCCCCACCCCGCTCCGAAGCGCTAGAAGTCGCTTAGTTGCCCAGCGCCGCGAGGGCCGCGTCCAGGCGTTCCTGGGCCTTCTTCGGGTTCTTCGCTCCCTTGACCGCTTCCAGGTTGGCCGGCGCATCGCCGACCTGGACGACGCCTACCATGCCCATGCCGTAGTGCGGCGTGCACTTGACGCCGTAGACGCCGGGTGCGGTGAAAGTCACCTTGTAGTTTTCATTGATCTTGCTTTTGAAGGCCTCGGCGCCATCGGGGATCATGCCCTTGATGGTTTCGACGTTATGTCCCTTGTCGGTCGGAATGAAGGTGACCGTGTCGCCGGGCGCAACCTTCAGCGACGCCGGCTCGAAAACCATCGCGCCGTCCTTGCCCTTGTTCAGCATGTGCACTTCGAAGTCCGCGGCGGCTGCCGGCGCGGCGACCAGCATTGCCGCGATCGCGATACCAAATCCGCTCTTGATTGCATTCAACATCGTCTTCTCCATTTGAGCGACCAGCCCGTGTTCGGGTTGTTCGAGAGGAGGATTAAGCCTGAGACGCCCCCTCCACTTTGATGCGCGTCAAATTCGCGTCGCTTTTTTATCGGCGTTGACAATACATAGGATTCCTATATTAGTCGCCTCATGAGCAAGGAACCTGATACGACACCGGCCCTGGTCGACCGCATCGGCGACGGGCTATCCCGCGTGGCGACGGCCATGCGCACGGAGGCCTGGTCGAGCGCGGACGCGATCGGCCTCAATCCCACGCAATTGCAGATCCTGACCTTCCTCGTCGCCCGTGGTCGCAGTGGAATGCGGGTGAAACAGATTGCCGGTTATCTCGGCGTCAGCCAGCCGACGACGACGGACTCCATCAACGCACTGCTGCGCAAGGGGCTGGTGGAAAAGCGCGCAGATCCGAGCGACGCACGCGCGCTTTCGGTTGCCACCACGCCGGCCGGCGAGGACGCGGTACTACAGGCGGGCCGGCTCGCCTCCGCAACGGAGGATGCCATCGCTTCGCTTTCGAGGCTGGAGCAGCAGGACCTGCTCATGCATCTCGTCAAGATCATCCGCGGCCTGCAGACGGCCGGCGCCATTCCGGAACAGCGCATGTGTGTCAACTGTCGATACTTCCGGCCGCATGTCTACGACGATCCGAAAGCGCCGCATCACTGCGCATTCGTCGATGCTGCGTTCGGACCGGCGGAACTGCGCGTCGATTGCGGCGAATACGAAACGGCAGAACCCGAGGCGCAACGGGCCGCCTGGCGCCTCTTCAATCGCGAGACGGTCTGATCATGCGAAACGATCCAGCCGCCGGCGCCAAAGCCGGCGGTCCTGAAGGCGTCACCGAGCATCCCCGGCGCCTTTTCAACAAGCTTCACCATCGGAATTCGCGAGCGCTGTTTCCTGCGTCGCAAGCGGACAGACGATGATGTCGGCGCCGGTCCGACGACTGCCATCGGCGGACCGGCAATTTTCTCCCTCCAGCAAACAGAAAGAGAAAACCATGAGCAGAATTAATCTAGTCGACCCCGTTTCGGCAACCGGTGCCAGCGCCGAACTGCTTGGCGAAATCCGCTCCGCCTTCGGGGTCGCACCCAACATGTTCCGCGCCGTCGCCAATTCGCCGGCGGCCCTTGCCAGCATGTGGGGCTCCTTCGGAGCACTCGGCAACGGTCGCCTCGGCGCCAAGCTCGGCGAGCAGATCGCCGTTGCCGTCGCGGATCGCAACGATTGCCACTATTGCCTGGCGGCCCACACGGCTCTTGGCCGCAAGGCGGGCGCCACTGCCGAGGAGATGACGGCTGCGCAACGCGGCAAGTCTGCCGATCCGAAGACGGCAGCGGCCCTCGCCTTCGCACAGAAGCTCGTCGATGCGCGCGGGCAGGTATCCGACGCGGATGTGCGCTCCCTGCGCGAGGCCGGCTACGATGACGAAGACGTGGTCGAGATCGTCGCCCATGTCGCGCTCAATCTGTTCACCAACTACATCAACGTCGCACTTGCCGTTCCCGTCGATTTCCCCGGCGTGAAGCTCGTCCGCGAAGCCGCCTGACCCGCACACACTGCAGTGGCCGGGCGGCGAGCCTTCGCCCGGCCCTCTCGGAGATGAGAACAATGAACAGCAATCGCAGGATCACGGCTCCGGAACTCGCCGTTTCGACCTGGTTCAACACACAGGAACGTCCAAGCCTTGCGCAGCTTCGTGGCCGGGTCGTTTTCCTTCATGCGTTTCAGATGCTGTGCCCGGCTTGCGTTTCGCATGGACTGCCGCAGACGCAGCGCGTCCAGAGCATTTTTCGGGACACCGATCTTCAGGTCCTCGGCCTGCATTCGGTATTCGAGCATCACGCGGTCATGACACCGGAAGCGCTGAGGGCCTTGATTCATGAATATCGCCTGACCTTCCCGATCGCCATCGACCAGCCTTCCGACCAGGGAGCGATACCGAAAACGATGGAACTCTACGGCATGCGCGGCACGCCGACGGCCATCATCATCGGACGCGACGGTTACATCGAACACCATCGTTTCGGCATCGAAGACGACATGGCCATCGGCGCGCGTCTTGCCACACTCCTTTCCGCGCCGATCCCCGACTTTGCCACGGCGGCCGCCACCTCCGCCGGCTGCACCAGCGAAGGCTGCGTCCCCGACGCGCGTGCCGGCTAGAACCTCTGAGCATGGAGAACAGACGATGACGACCAGAAAGGCGCTCGCCCTCAGGCATCTGCATTTCGAAGATCTCGGCAGCTTTGCCGGACCGCTGCGAGCGGCGGGTTTTGAAATCGAGTATCGCGATGTCGGCGACGAAAACTACCTCTCTTTCGATCCCTTGGAGCCCGATCTCGTCATCGTGCTCGGCGGCCCGATCGGCGTCTATGAAGACGAGGCCTACCCCGTCATCGCCGGGGAAATCGCCATGCTTCAGGCACGTCTTGCCGGCGACCGGCCGACGCTCGGCATCTGCCTCGGCGCCCAGCTGATCGCCCGTGCGCTCGGTGCCCGCGTCTACCCGTCCGGCCTGAAGGAGATCGGATTTTCGCCCTTGAGCCTGACCGCCGCAGGCCAGGCCTCCTCCCTCCGCCATCTGGCCGACGTCTCCGTCCTGCATTGGCACGGCGATACCTACGACCTGCCCGCCGGCACGGCACTTCTGGCTTCGACACCGCTGATCGCGCAACAAGGCTTTGCGCGCGGCAAGACCGTGCTCGCCCTCCAGTTTCACCCGGAGGCGCAAGCCGGCGCGGCGTTCGAACGCTGGCTCGTCGGTCACGCCTGCGAGCTGGCGGCGGCCGGGCTCAGCG comes from Ensifer sp. PDNC004 and encodes:
- a CDS encoding carboxymuconolactone decarboxylase family protein — encoded protein: MSRINLVDPVSATGASAELLGEIRSAFGVAPNMFRAVANSPAALASMWGSFGALGNGRLGAKLGEQIAVAVADRNDCHYCLAAHTALGRKAGATAEEMTAAQRGKSADPKTAAALAFAQKLVDARGQVSDADVRSLREAGYDDEDVVEIVAHVALNLFTNYINVALAVPVDFPGVKLVREAA
- a CDS encoding glutamine amidotransferase → MTTRKALALRHLHFEDLGSFAGPLRAAGFEIEYRDVGDENYLSFDPLEPDLVIVLGGPIGVYEDEAYPVIAGEIAMLQARLAGDRPTLGICLGAQLIARALGARVYPSGLKEIGFSPLSLTAAGQASSLRHLADVSVLHWHGDTYDLPAGTALLASTPLIAQQGFARGKTVLALQFHPEAQAGAAFERWLVGHACELAAAGLSVPGLRADARRLGPRLEAAASSVIGEWLENIDG
- a CDS encoding redoxin domain-containing protein, translated to MNSNRRITAPELAVSTWFNTQERPSLAQLRGRVVFLHAFQMLCPACVSHGLPQTQRVQSIFRDTDLQVLGLHSVFEHHAVMTPEALRALIHEYRLTFPIAIDQPSDQGAIPKTMELYGMRGTPTAIIIGRDGYIEHHRFGIEDDMAIGARLATLLSAPIPDFATAAATSAGCTSEGCVPDARAG